The window TGGCTTAATTTGTACGTAATATTTCATGCTTAATGACGAGTATTAATTAACTATACGCATATATTTACCCAACAATTGGGGATATAATTCCCCAATTATAAACCTTCAATTTAAATATATTTGTTTTTGAACTATTTACAGTCATTAATTTCATGGCATAGCATTTGGTTTGTATAGTTAACCCTAATAATTAAATTATAGAGATTAACATGAACCAAGTTTTCAAAACTCAATCAAATAAGTCCGCGGGTCGTAATATCCGCGCCATCAGGCATAAAAATAACTGGAGCCAGGAAGATGTTGCTAACAAACTGGGCATTTCTATCCCTGCTTTTTCGAAAATTGAAACTGGTATTACCGATGTCAACCTATCAAGGCTTCAGCAGATTGCTGATATTTTTGAAATGAGCCTGGTTCAG of the Mucilaginibacter boryungensis genome contains:
- a CDS encoding helix-turn-helix domain-containing protein — translated: MNQVFKTQSNKSAGRNIRAIRHKNNWSQEDVANKLGISIPAFSKIETGITDVNLSRLQQIADIFEMSLVQVLVFEEIQEEFQSTHLQEAKKKLEQCEIEIVDLQRKVIGLYEELRNKTAVAV